The Helianthus annuus cultivar XRQ/B chromosome 16, HanXRQr2.0-SUNRISE, whole genome shotgun sequence genome includes a window with the following:
- the LOC110878133 gene encoding cinnamoyl-CoA reductase 1, with amino-acid sequence MSAEGKVVCVTGASGCIASWLVKLLLDRGYTVHATVRSIDDPNKTEHLLALDGAKERLSLFEANLTAEGSFDSAVNGCICVFHTASPVLFSVDNPQAQLLDPAVKGTLNVLKSAAKVQSLKRVVLTSSMSTVTFGPRLAESGDVVDETWFSDPLFCQQKKLWYQLSKTLAEDAAVKFAKDNGLDLVAINPGFVIGPILQPTLNHTSEAIMSLIKNGKDVIPDGIYRLVDVRDVATAHVLAFENPDANGRCCIVGKVVRSLEIMKTVNKLYPSLGHSERCKDGECVEPTPYSVSRAKAESLGVNFTPMEVSIKDTVESFKKKNLLSF; translated from the exons ATGAGTGCCGAAGGGAAGGTGGTTTGCGTTACAGGTGCTTCTGGCTGCATTGCTTCATGGCTCGTTAAACTCTTGCTTGATCGTGGCTACACCGTTCATGCTACCGTCCGATCCATTG ATGATCCAAACAAGACAGAGCATCTACTTGCTCTCGATGGAGCTAAGGAAAGACTGTCCTTGTTTGAAGCTAACTTGACTGCAGAAGGATCTTTTGATTCTGCGGTTAATGGCTGCATTTGTGTCTTTCACACAGCATCTCCTGTTCTATTTTCAGTTGATAACCCACAG GCACAACTGCTGGATCCTGCAGTTAAGGGGACACTTAATGTTCTCAAATCAGCTGCAAAAGTTCAATCTCTTAAGAGAGTGGTCTTGACTTCTTCCATGTCTACAGTAACGTTTGGCCCAAGACTCGCGGAGTCTGGTGACGTGGTGGATGAAACTTGGTTTTCAGATCCTTTATTTTGTCAGCAGAAGAAG TTGTGGTACCAACTTTCAAAGACCCTGGCTGAGGATGCTGCTGTTAAGTTTGCAAAAGATAATGGTTTGGATTTGGTGGCTATTAATCCTGGATTTGTGATTGGTCCCATCTTACAGCCAACTCTCAACCATACTTCTGAGGCCATTATGAGCCTGATCAAGAATG GAAAAGATGTAATTCCAGACGGAATTTATAGACTTGTTGATGTGAGAGATGTTGCTACTGCACATGTTTTAGCTTTTGAGAACCCGGATGCCAATGGTAGATGTTGCATAGTTGGCAAAGTGGTTCGGTCTTTAGAGATCATGAAGACTGTAAACAAACTATACCCGAGTCTCGGCCATTCTGAAAG GTGTAAAGATGGCGAGTGTGTTGAACCTACACCTTACAGTGTATCAAGAGCAAAAGCGGAAAGTCTAGGTGTTAATTTTACACCAATGGAGGTAAGCATCAAGGATACTGTTGAAAGCTTCAAGAAGAAGAACTTGTTAAGCTTCTAG